Proteins from one Naumovozyma castellii chromosome 3, complete genome genomic window:
- the NOP53 gene encoding Nop53p (ancestral locus Anc_8.659): protein MAQVPAKERPSQYKQSSRKGKKAWRKNIDLTDIEKSIEAKAEQEITHGTSDISTLQDAALFQVDEEGDDVLKNKLIKRKQIKKNLKSKEILDSLKTNSKVGVLKHHKHHNVEDGFSKKDKKVQGVHKKELNKLLALAGKLDGESKLKSRLEKDGLVKSKSYDIWGTSTTTTTTTTTTKKTTVQLPSGLKLDVDSKDQIPKELLTMSTTSWSVASVVPATLKKAPLQLREFEAIPHAGKSYNPHKKDWSSLLDKEFETEKVKEQNRLALEEYKERIKHLMETLEDNEEEESSDDEGEEEEEEEEETEEQLNEAIKLSINEAVKNKKKTKYQRNKAQKHEEKVKLQQELKKLKQRVHELERLDEIEGAVSKETNEKDNTSVSEKVKKTKKRAKFGTKYGLLDERLEIKFSDELSHSLRKLKPEGNLLYDNVRKLQSSGKIESRVPVKRGRRYKQKITEKWTHKDFK, encoded by the coding sequence ATGGCTCAAGTACCTGCTAAAGAGAGACCTTCCCAATATAAGCAAAGCTCGCGTAAGGGTAAGAAGGCATGGAGAAAGAATATCGATTTAacagatattgaaaaatccattgaagCCAAGGCGGAACAAGAAATCACCCATGGTACTTCAGACATTTCCACATTACAAGATGCTGCTCTTTTTCAAGTTGATGAGGAAGGTGATGatgttttgaaaaataaactaATTAAGAGGAAGCAAattaagaagaatttgaaaagtaaaGAAATCTTAGATTCTTTGAAGACTAATTCTAAAGTTGGTGTGTTGAAGCATCATAAGCATCATAATGTTGAAGATGgattttccaagaaagaCAAGAAAGTTCAAGGTGTTCATAAGaaggaattgaataaattgcTGGCCTTGGCAGGTAAGCTTGATGGTGaatccaaattgaaaagtCGTTTGGAGAAAGATGGGTTAGTCAAGTCTAAGAGTTATGATATTTGGGGTACAAGtaccacaacaacaactacCACTACAACAACTAAGAAAACTACTGTCCAATTACCTTCTGGTCTTAAGTTAGATGTCGATTCAAAGGATCAAATTCCTAAGGAATTGTTAACTATGTCTACCACAAGTTGGTCTGTTGCTTCCGTTGTTCCTGCTACATTGAAGAAAGCACCACTTCAACTCCGAGAATTCGAAGCGATCCCTCATGCTGGTAAATCCTATAATCCCCATAAGAAAGATTGGTCTTCTCTATTagataaagaatttgaaactgAAAAAGTAAAGGAACAAAATAGATTAGCCCTTGAAGAGtacaaagaaagaattaagCATTTGATGGAAACTTTagaagataatgaagaagaggaatcGTCAGACGATGAAGgggaagaagaggaagaggaagaggaagagactgaagaacaattgaatgagGCTATTAAGTTGTCCATAAATGAAGCTGtaaaaaataagaaaaaaaccaaatatcaaagaaataaagCTCAAAAGCATGAAGAAAAGGTTAAGTTGCAACAAGAGCTAAAGAAGTTAAAGCAACGAGTTCATGAATTAGAAAGATTGGATGAGATTGAGGGTGCTGTAAGTAAAGAAACGAATGAGAAAGATAATACATCTGTATCAGAAAAGGTTaagaaaacaaagaaaagagCTAAATTCGGTACCAAATATGGACTATTAGATGAAAGGCTAGAAATCAAGTTTTCTGATGAATTGTCTCATTCTCtaaggaaattgaaacctGAAGGGAATCTTCTTTACGATAATGTCAGAAAGTTGCAAAGCTCGGGTAAGATTGAATCTCGTGTACCTGTTAAGAGAGGTAGAAGATACAAGCAAAAAATTACTGAAAAATGGACACATAAGGATTTTAAATAA
- the PPT2 gene encoding holo-[acyl-carrier-protein] synthase (ancestral locus Anc_8.664), whose product MPRVLVGIGTDIVYLPRFTTLLNKYAIREGSLYRVTPRFDKITNKFMHPKERNQLDLKLAKGQFKEEEIVNFIGGVWATKEAVLKAMHCYIPYNQIPPAQTIYTNLFFKENTTNGVPRITFDDGFASRSAQCYAFNQKYIENKAEALLSISHDKDYLVAFVSLMDKKS is encoded by the coding sequence ATGCCAAGGGTTCTAGTTGGGATCGGAACTGACATTGTATATTTACCAAGATTTACTACTCTACTAAACAAGTATGCAATTAGGGAGGGTTCTCTTTACAGGGTCACACCAAGATTTGATAAGATAACGAATAAATTCATGCATCCTAAAGAACGTAATCAACTTGATCTGAAATTGGCAAAGGGacaatttaaagaagaggaaataGTTAACTTTATAGGAGGTGTATGGGCTACTAAAGAAGCGGTGTTGAAGGCCATGCATTGTTATATTCCGTATAATCAAATCCCACCTGCCCAAACAATATACACAAATCTATTTTTTAAGGAGAACACTACTAATGGAGTACCTAGAATCACTTTCGATGACGGTTTTGCTAGTAGAAGTGCTCAATGTTATGCCTTTAACCAAAAATATATAGAAAACAAGGCGGAAGctcttctttcaatttcacaTGATAAAGATTATTTAGTTGCATTCGTCAGCCTGATGGACAAGAAGTCCTAA
- the NCAS0C01640 gene encoding tRNA(Thr) (cytosine(32)-N(3))-methyltransferase (ancestral locus Anc_8.665) has product MGVADLIKKFENIAKEGDPVKASETLRSPVIREPHVKKLEVVTPKEEPIIEEAKVVDDTPTEAVEPQEESTEDSIGKEEQIPIETHAEEVVLEETEEFTSAETPIEAVTTEIREETLLPHISDDEKDEPISEENTTNDIEEPKEPENPKSPIEEKETPLDETAVGKESGVENEEDDTTKDEGISASVEEDLLEQAKTTEETKPSSDSEQLDAEPSNNHAESESKENSGSLPTNGEDKTAADSHENLNENTEDSSTDVEEENKDNENHEDNQKEEQPHASPSKNKKKNKKKKNKKKKGNH; this is encoded by the coding sequence ATGGGTGTTGCTGACTTgatcaagaaatttgagAATATAGCAAAGGAAGGTGATCCTGTTAAGGCCTCTGAAACCTTAAGAAGCCCTGTTATTAGAGAGCCCCACGTAAAAAAACTTGAGGTTGTCACCCCAAAGGAAGAACCTATTATTGAGGAAGCGAAAGTAGTAGATGATACCCCTACTGAAGCTGTTGAACCACAAGAGGAAAGTACTGAGGATTCAATTGGAAAGGAAGAACAGATCCCTATAGAGACACATGCTGAGGAAGTTGTATTGGAAGAAACAGAGGAATTCACCTCAGCAGAAACACCTATCGAGGCTGTCACTACCGAAATAAGAGAAGAAACTTTGCTTCCACATATCTCAGATGATGAGAAGGATGAACCTATTTCAGAGGAAAATACGACCAACGATATTGAAGAACCAAAAGAACCTGAAAACCCTAAATCGCCAAttgaagagaaggaaaCTCCTTTAGACGAAACAGCCGTTGGAAAAGAAAGTGGTgtagaaaatgaagaggatgacACAACAAAAGATGAGGGGATATCTGCGTCTGTCGAGGAAGATTTATTAGAGCAAGCAAAAACCACAGAAGAAACTAAACCAAGCTCTGACTCAGAACAATTAGATGCGGAACCCAGTAATAACCACGCCGAGAGTGAATCTAAGGAGAATTCAGGCAGTCTGCCTACCAATGGTGAAGATAAAACAGCAGCAGATTCTCATGAGAATCTCAATGAAAACACGGAAGATTCATCTACagatgttgaagaagaaaacaagGATAATGAAAACCACGAGGACAAccaaaaagaagaacaaccTCATGCAAGCCCTTCgaaaaacaagaagaagaataaaaagaagaaaaacaagaaaaagaaggGAAATCATTAA
- the ATG5 gene encoding Atg5p (ancestral locus Anc_8.666), producing the protein MEKVRELVWNGALNVQFIAKSNILIDGIPENKGIVNLRIPRDTYIINYLPLVLSRIRNVLKINIDDYTGQFWFEFKDTSIPWHYPMGVIYDVVEPEYLRNSAPANDDTTLNMWKLHLNYGPNIPHNLLPLIDGINQVEKYWMHLWKQACFILNGSSKQVMSVSMKDSQIFWNSVLLRRLDNFEHIARRIVPIKPRFVPLIVHRGLSFGEVNQPTIMTHKDDGSACKILDIFVNLSLERKSSDIFICQGIQIPLDMDLTAVYNNFMSFDGFLHLVLISETHSTKES; encoded by the coding sequence ATGGAAAAAGTAAGGGAATTAGTTTGGAATGGGGCACTGAATGTTCAATTCATTGCAAAGTCTAATATACTCATTGATGGAATTCCTGAGAATAAAGGTATTGTGAATTTGAGAATACCGAGGGACACATACATCATCAACTATCTCCCTTTAGTTCTCTCAAGAATACGAAATGTCttgaaaataaacataGATGACTATACTGGTCAATTTTGGTTTGAATTCAAGGATACTTCGATACCGTGGCATTATCCAATGGGTGTCATTTATGATGTTGTTGAACCTGAATATCTACGAAATAGTGCTCCCGCTAATGACGACACCACCCTAAATATGTGGAAATTGCATTTGAATTATGGCCCTAATATACCCCATAATCTTTTGCCATTAATTGATGGAATAAATCAAGTGGAAAAATACTGGATGCATTTGTGGAAACAAGCCTGTTTTATCCTCAATGGTTCCTCCAAACAGGTGATGTCAGTCTCTATGAAGGATTctcaaatattttggaaCAGTGTCCTATTACGACGATTGGATAACTTCGAACATATTGCACGTAGAATTGTGCCTATAAAGCCACGGTTTGTTCCTCTAATTGTTCATCGAGGTTTATCGTTTGGAGAGGTCAATCAGCCAACCATTATGACACATAAAGATGATGGATCAGCATGTAAGATACTAGATATTTTTGTTAATCTGTCGCTTGAACGTAAAAGTTCtgatatatttatttgtcAGGGGATCCAAATTCCTCTTGATATGGATTTAACTGCAGTctataataattttatgAGCTTTGATGGATTTCTTCATTTAGTGCTTATATCAGAGACTCACTCTACTAAAGAAAGTTAA
- the NCAS0C01660 gene encoding uncharacterized protein (ancestral locus Anc_8.668) encodes MKVLKPEDQLDSEWLWQYDDGEKEINVFDAPDKLYMTFGVFYLDRLATDTELSLLLVTEELTKLVQEWQSRYPWSEFQGISMNIRTTEDNVPYTFGQICVEDNVHDEELLMTNLLYEFSSKMGPQVFIKISDTEGDFILSEIHDFIPEEYEYPIPNNRFWLHEGKFKMIPTYFYDGRGLKKGEALDFLRKAYFKLIELESLNVGIKSKILDNFPNGILDNLVKLPLKIESQEFYDILTENPQLISFLIKNLIHPVEENEDVDFQLEKEDEQDNCRQLELLVPRNHCDLLSLYLDTQNLKTDIDKIPLHSSRALFHVFQYLVEKKTLEVVESERTRESEEKLTQESVLNFFNFEQASLEAKFQANTDVEPTEELMDKLTAFFGESDKIDITNEDVFKKNNEEALNEEGIDSQAKNYFQEQNVDIDEDDFFEYFLKGALKLKGEKIEEFRRHPSIITTEHPEKDEIDIDVENEFEEMFPDMQSKENVPDSLNELFKSLSVDGAPTGPFQSLLRNLKNETK; translated from the coding sequence ATGAAAGTGTTGAAACCAGAAGACCAACTAGATTCCGAATGGCTTTGGCaatatgatgatggtgaGAAGGAGATAAACGTGTTCGATGCTCCTGATAAACTATACATGACGTTCGGAGtattttatttggataGGCTGGCTACTGATACAGAACTTTCATTACTTTTAGTTACTGAAGAGCTTACAAAGTTAGTGCAAGAATGGCAGAGCCGATACCCCTGGTCTGAATTCCAAGGtatttcaatgaatatACGGACAACAGAGGACAATGTACCTTATACGTTTGGACAAATTTGTGTGGAGGATAACGTTCATGATGAAGAGCTTCTAATGACTAATCTATTATATGAGTTCTCAAGTAAAATGGGACCTCAAgtttttatcaaaattaGTGATACAGAGGGTGACTTCATATTATCTGAGATTCATGATTTTATACCTGAAGAGTACGAATATCCAATTCCGAACAATAGATTTTGGCTTCATGAAGGAAAATTCAAGATGATACCAACATATTTTTATGATGGCAGGGGATTAAAAAAGGGAGAGGCATTGGATTTTCTACGAAAGGCATACTTTAAATTGATTGAACTCGAGTCACTAAATGTTGGGATAAAGAGCAAAATTTTAGATAACTTTCCAAACGGTATTTTAGATAATCTGGTAAAGTTGCCTTTAAAGATAGAATCTCAAGAATTTTATGATATACTGACGGAAAACCCCCAACTAATTAGTTTTCTCATCAAGAACCTAATACATCCAGTCGAGGAAAACGAAGATGTTGACTTTCAACTCgaaaaagaagatgaacaGGACAATTGTCGCCAGTTGGAACTACTTGTTCCAAGAAATCATTGCGATTTACTTTCTCTTTATCTCGATACTCAGAATCTAAAGACTGACATAGATAAGATCCCATTACACAGCAGTAGAGCCCTATTCCACgtatttcaatatttggtGGAAAAGAAGACGTTAGAGGTGGTGGAGTCTGAAAGAACCAGAGAGTCTGAGGAAAAGTTAACCCAAGAAAGtgtattaaattttttcaactttGAACAGGCTTCTTTAGAAGCTAAATTCCAAGCAAATACAGATGTCGAACCTACCGAGGAGTTGATGGATAAGTTAACTGCCTTTTTTGGAGAGAGtgataaaattgatataACTAATGAAGATGTGtttaagaaaaataatgaagaagctTTAAATGAGGAAGGTATCGATTCTCAAGCTAAGAATTACTTTCAGGAACAAAATGTTGATAtcgatgaagatgatttctttgaatatttccTAAAGGGGGCCTTGAAATTAAAGGGAGAGAAAATAGAGGAATTTCGTCGACATCCTAGCATAATTACAACTGAACATCCAgagaaagatgaaatagATATTGATGTcgaaaatgaatttgagGAGATGTTTCCTGATATGCAATCGAAGGAGAACGTTCCAGATTCCTTAAATGAGCTATTTAAATCCCTCTCTGTTGATGGTGCTCCAACAGGTCCATTTCAAAGTCTATTAaggaatttgaagaatgaaACAAAGTAA